In Lewinellaceae bacterium, a single window of DNA contains:
- a CDS encoding universal stress protein: MKILENILLATDLFPSTKNVVGNAIALAKAFHSKITVLHVLPENIGNEKAKKLLGETVKGHLADINARIHKEGVKTTEPILEWGDHCEKIVAAAKRLDVNLIMVGAGESDEGQKFRLGTTAEKVIKLSAQPVFVVKPEEVLEVKTILCPVDFSAQSKRALKDAIIFARRFEAELIILSVYKPIASSTFSFKYDWEEENTRIAFKHIAQFNEFLKGFNLRDVNWKKEVRRGKPETEILAEISESDIDLLIMGTTGRSGLSKAFIGSVTEKVIREVPCTFITTKEQDVIQLQLENRIKDIESHYNIAVQLRKDGFYKESIAEFETCLKINDMHVPAIYGIAKVYDKLENPDMADKYRKLAREVLRRIWDSKIEEEIRKYYSY; the protein is encoded by the coding sequence ATGAAAATACTGGAAAACATTTTACTGGCTACCGACTTGTTCCCATCAACCAAAAATGTAGTCGGCAATGCGATTGCCCTGGCTAAGGCCTTCCACTCGAAAATAACCGTCCTGCACGTTTTGCCGGAAAACATTGGCAACGAGAAAGCCAAAAAGCTGCTCGGAGAAACGGTAAAGGGCCATTTGGCGGATATCAACGCCAGGATCCATAAAGAAGGGGTCAAAACCACAGAGCCGATACTGGAATGGGGCGATCACTGCGAAAAGATCGTAGCTGCCGCTAAACGGCTGGACGTCAATCTCATTATGGTGGGGGCAGGAGAGAGCGACGAGGGCCAGAAATTCCGCCTGGGCACCACTGCCGAAAAGGTCATCAAGTTGTCGGCACAGCCGGTGTTCGTGGTTAAGCCCGAAGAAGTTCTGGAAGTCAAAACCATACTTTGTCCGGTCGACTTCTCCGCCCAGTCCAAACGGGCCCTGAAGGACGCCATCATCTTCGCCCGCCGCTTCGAAGCCGAGCTGATTATTCTCAGTGTGTACAAACCCATTGCCTCCAGTACGTTTAGTTTCAAATACGACTGGGAGGAAGAGAACACCCGCATAGCCTTTAAGCACATCGCCCAGTTCAACGAATTCCTCAAAGGCTTCAACCTCCGGGATGTCAACTGGAAAAAAGAAGTGAGGAGGGGCAAGCCGGAAACGGAAATCCTGGCCGAAATTTCGGAATCTGATATCGACTTGCTGATTATGGGCACCACCGGCCGCAGCGGCCTGAGCAAGGCCTTCATCGGCAGCGTGACGGAAAAGGTGATCCGCGAAGTGCCCTGCACCTTCATCACCACCAAGGAGCAGGACGTCATTCAACTGCAGCTGGAGAACCGGATCAAAGACATCGAAAGCCATTACAATATCGCCGTCCAGCTGAGGAAAGACGGATTTTACAAAGAGTCTATCGCCGAGTTTGAGACCTGCCTGAAGATCAACGACATGCACGTGCCGGCCATCTATGGCATCGCCAAGGTGTACGATAAACTGGAAAACCCGGATATGGCAGACAAATACCGCAAGCTGGCCCGCGAGGTGCTGCGCAGGATATGGGACAGCAAGATCGAGGAGGAGATTCGGAAGTATTACAGCTATTAA
- a CDS encoding TonB-dependent receptor, with amino-acid sequence MKLITTLSLMLACLSIQAQSAAIRGQIQDTDGFPAAYANVILYHSTDSSLYKAEATDEAGLFKFAAIAPGSYFLKATYVGAPDLWIRDIQLAKGQLLDLAQLSFSSSTIDLKEATITASRVMVEVKPDRTIFNVDGTINSVGADAISLLRQAPGVTVDNNDNINVLGRSGVLLYVDGKRLPLTGQDLTNYLQNLPAEQIDRIEIITNPGARYEAEGNAGIIDIRLKKDKSLGANGTASATYSQGRYDRSNINASGNYRNKIFNTFATAGLADGSNYHNMDFLNFQNGLLLDEINNSRNHWQNYNYRIGTDFFLSDQHTLGLLVGGMQMNGDRWSLNRIAISGQATPAQVDSILVAFNTADDRRKNNTFNLNYQFDNKKGRSLNVDLDYGRYENDSRRLQPNRYYDATETELLTEIINSFDTPTDIDIYTFNADYEEEVWGGKLGIGSKLSRVVSDNTFLFFDVISGNPERNNQRSNLFKYEENVYAGYINYAHPLGKKWNFSAGLRAEQTDAKGDLRAFLPELQEPPVKLDYLNWFPSAGLTWQVSPKHNLALNYGRRINRPDYNVLNPFNNQVSQLSYEKGNPFLRPEIVNNLELSYTLSYRYNFKLAYSRTTDQITRLLAPDDEDPRAGFITWANLAEQNILSFNASAPAQVVKGWDAYFNLSASYLDNQADLGEGAVVDLQAFTYSIYQQHTISLPAGFKGEISGYYSGPGVWGGVFEYESSWSLNLGLQRKFMQDRLNLRLSANDVFYQTGWDGQSTFDGLTAIGSGRWDSRRASLSVSYSFGNEKVQSRKRKTGLEEEAGRVGGE; translated from the coding sequence ATGAAACTGATTACCACCCTTTCCCTTATGTTGGCTTGCCTGAGCATTCAGGCCCAATCCGCCGCCATCCGCGGCCAAATTCAGGACACGGACGGTTTCCCCGCTGCTTATGCCAACGTCATTTTGTACCATTCAACTGACAGCAGTTTGTATAAAGCAGAAGCCACGGATGAAGCAGGCCTTTTCAAATTCGCGGCTATTGCCCCCGGCAGTTATTTCCTGAAAGCCACCTACGTAGGCGCCCCTGACCTTTGGATACGGGATATTCAATTGGCAAAGGGCCAACTACTCGACCTCGCCCAACTGTCTTTCTCTTCGAGTACTATTGATTTGAAAGAAGCCACCATTACGGCTTCCCGGGTCATGGTAGAAGTCAAACCGGACCGAACGATATTCAATGTAGACGGTACCATCAACAGCGTGGGGGCCGACGCCATCTCCCTTTTGCGCCAAGCGCCCGGCGTGACGGTCGACAACAACGACAACATCAACGTACTGGGCCGCTCAGGCGTATTGCTCTATGTAGATGGAAAACGCCTGCCCCTGACCGGGCAGGACCTGACCAACTACCTGCAAAACCTTCCTGCCGAACAGATCGACCGCATCGAGATCATTACCAACCCCGGCGCCCGCTACGAGGCGGAAGGCAATGCCGGCATTATCGATATACGGCTCAAAAAAGACAAAAGCCTGGGCGCTAACGGCACGGCCAGCGCCACCTACAGCCAGGGCCGTTACGATCGTTCCAATATCAACGCCAGCGGCAACTATCGCAACAAAATCTTCAACACCTTTGCCACCGCAGGCCTGGCCGACGGCAGCAACTATCACAATATGGACTTTCTGAACTTTCAGAACGGCCTTCTGCTTGACGAGATCAACAACAGCCGCAACCATTGGCAGAACTACAACTATCGGATCGGCACTGACTTCTTTTTGTCCGATCAGCATACCCTGGGTTTGCTGGTGGGCGGCATGCAGATGAACGGCGACCGCTGGTCGTTGAACCGCATTGCCATTTCGGGCCAGGCTACCCCTGCACAGGTAGACAGCATCCTGGTTGCCTTCAATACCGCAGACGACCGCAGAAAGAACAATACTTTTAACCTGAACTATCAGTTCGACAATAAAAAGGGCCGCAGCCTGAATGTCGACCTGGACTACGGCAGGTACGAAAACGACAGCCGAAGGCTGCAGCCCAACCGCTACTACGACGCCACCGAAACAGAACTGCTCACGGAGATCATCAATAGCTTTGACACCCCTACCGATATTGACATTTATACCTTCAACGCCGATTATGAGGAGGAGGTTTGGGGCGGCAAATTGGGCATCGGCTCGAAGCTGAGCCGGGTGGTTTCCGACAATACTTTTCTGTTTTTCGATGTGATAAGCGGCAACCCCGAGCGCAACAACCAGCGGTCCAACTTATTCAAGTACGAGGAAAACGTCTATGCCGGATACATCAATTATGCCCATCCTCTGGGTAAAAAGTGGAACTTCTCGGCTGGCCTGCGCGCCGAGCAAACCGACGCAAAAGGCGACCTCCGGGCCTTTCTGCCCGAGCTGCAGGAACCGCCGGTAAAGCTCGACTACCTCAACTGGTTCCCCTCTGCGGGCCTCACCTGGCAGGTGTCGCCCAAGCACAACCTGGCGCTCAACTACGGCCGGCGGATCAACCGGCCGGATTACAACGTGCTGAACCCCTTCAACAACCAGGTCAGCCAGCTATCGTACGAAAAAGGCAACCCCTTCCTCCGCCCGGAAATCGTCAACAACCTGGAGCTGAGCTATACCTTATCTTATCGCTACAACTTTAAGCTGGCTTACAGCCGCACCACCGATCAGATCACCCGCCTGCTCGCCCCCGACGATGAGGATCCCCGGGCGGGTTTCATCACCTGGGCCAACCTGGCGGAGCAAAACATCTTGAGCTTCAACGCCAGCGCGCCGGCACAAGTGGTAAAAGGCTGGGACGCCTACTTCAACCTGAGCGCTTCCTACCTCGACAACCAGGCCGATTTGGGAGAGGGCGCCGTGGTCGACCTGCAGGCTTTCACTTACAGCATTTACCAGCAGCACACCATCAGCCTGCCCGCCGGGTTTAAAGGCGAAATTTCTGGCTACTACTCCGGCCCGGGCGTTTGGGGCGGCGTATTCGAGTATGAATCCAGTTGGAGCCTCAACCTGGGCCTGCAGCGCAAATTCATGCAAGACCGCCTGAATTTGCGCCTCAGCGCCAATGATGTGTTCTACCAAACCGGCTGGGACGGCCAGTCCACCTTCGACGGCCTTACGGCAATCGGCAGCGGCCGTTGGGACAGCCGCCGCGCCAGCCTGAGCGTCAGCTACAGTTTCGGCAATGAGAAGGTCCAATCGCGGAAGCGAAAGACCGGCCTGGAGGAAGAGGCGGGGAGAGTAGGCGGGGAATAA
- a CDS encoding universal stress protein: protein MQKILVPTDFSANADNATQFAIDIANKFGSEVRLLHSFHISSRRADVMKNMGKAVRSESEGKMSKAILKFKPMLEKNASISGEVIVGPAVTNTVHYAGKEGCTLIVMGTQGATGALEVFIGSTTGGVLKNTKVPVLAIPSGFDRRPFKNIVLALDNQALPSQGVFSPLQQLAAGYGSDVNIFHLRAEGEEKSIDETAYAYLEGLQVNFHEKVGSADVHERINAFVRDASSNLLCMVRRKRGFFEGLFKGSTTLKQVYNSPVPLLALIGD from the coding sequence ATGCAGAAAATTCTGGTGCCGACCGATTTCTCAGCTAATGCTGACAATGCCACTCAATTTGCGATCGATATTGCCAATAAGTTTGGGAGCGAGGTCCGCTTGCTTCATTCTTTTCACATTAGCAGCAGAAGAGCAGATGTGATGAAAAACATGGGCAAAGCCGTTAGGAGCGAGTCGGAAGGCAAAATGTCAAAAGCCATCCTCAAATTTAAACCGATGCTGGAAAAAAATGCCTCCATCAGTGGGGAGGTCATAGTGGGGCCGGCAGTAACCAATACAGTACATTATGCTGGAAAAGAGGGGTGTACCCTGATTGTTATGGGCACCCAGGGAGCCACAGGCGCGCTGGAAGTGTTCATCGGGAGCACTACCGGGGGCGTCCTGAAAAATACTAAAGTGCCGGTGCTGGCTATCCCTTCGGGGTTTGATCGCCGCCCTTTTAAGAATATTGTGCTCGCGCTGGACAACCAGGCCCTTCCGTCCCAGGGGGTGTTCTCTCCATTGCAACAGCTTGCAGCCGGCTACGGATCGGACGTCAACATCTTTCACCTCCGGGCGGAAGGAGAAGAAAAAAGCATAGATGAAACGGCGTATGCCTATCTTGAGGGCCTGCAAGTGAACTTTCACGAAAAAGTTGGCAGCGCCGATGTTCACGAGCGCATCAATGCCTTTGTAAGGGATGCCAGTTCCAACCTCCTGTGCATGGTCAGGAGGAAACGGGGGTTTTTTGAAGGCCTTTTCAAAGGCAGCACTACGCTCAAACAAGTCTATAACAGCCCGGTGCCGCTGCTGGCGCTGATTGGCGACTGA
- a CDS encoding V-type ATP synthase subunit K, giving the protein MEAGIVLAYIGLGLMVGLAGVGSAIGVSIGGNATIGALKKNEEAFGSYMLLSALPGTQGLYGFAGFFIINSSGVLSESTTLLQGMAILAAGFALGLVCLISAMRQGQICANGIASIGSGIDVFGKTMVLAVFPELYAIVAFAATFIINAGL; this is encoded by the coding sequence ATGGAAGCAGGAATCGTTCTCGCATATATCGGCCTGGGCCTCATGGTAGGCCTGGCAGGCGTCGGCAGCGCCATTGGCGTCTCTATCGGCGGCAACGCCACCATCGGCGCCCTGAAGAAAAACGAAGAAGCCTTCGGCAGCTATATGTTGCTGAGCGCCCTGCCCGGCACGCAGGGCCTGTATGGCTTTGCCGGCTTTTTTATCATCAACAGCTCGGGGGTGCTCTCAGAAAGCACCACTTTGTTGCAGGGCATGGCCATACTGGCCGCCGGTTTTGCCCTGGGGCTGGTCTGCCTGATCTCCGCCATGCGGCAGGGGCAAATCTGCGCCAACGGCATTGCCAGCATCGGCTCCGGCATCGACGTGTTCGGCAAGACGATGGTGCTGGCCGTTTTTCCGGAGCTGTACGCTATTGTGGCGTTTGCGGCAACGTTTATTATCAATGCGGGATTGTAG